The Paeniglutamicibacter sulfureus genome includes a region encoding these proteins:
- a CDS encoding PucR family transcriptional regulator, translating into MSDEQTSNPAQRIRPFRQAKASPETLKRLKQHLGVLSTVALKHLDQSLPWYRGLRPEERAALGLVAQKGIASFVSWYERPTTSPQWVLNDVFGAAPTELTRSISLQKALQLIRTIVEVVESQVPDIAPEAEHTQLREAVLRYSREVAFAAADVYARAAETRGAWDSRLEALVVDAVMRGESQDSLRSRIAAVGWKSHENILVMIGATPASSQVGFVSELRRAAARYARDSLVGVHGERAILMLGGVEADRAGLDRLATFFGEGPVVYSPLAPTLKEASASAKAAFAAIAAAKAWPLAPRPVDADDLWPERVMNNDSEAREALVSGIYKPLIKAGNGLIETLSSYLSLGHSLEGTARELFVHANTVRYRLKRVCDVTGWDPLVPREAFVLQTALVVGRLDAETTEILSETRQSVPRKSLTTL; encoded by the coding sequence ATGAGTGATGAGCAAACGTCGAATCCGGCGCAGCGGATCCGGCCCTTCCGGCAAGCCAAGGCCAGCCCGGAAACCCTCAAACGGCTCAAGCAGCACTTGGGCGTGCTCTCCACGGTGGCGCTGAAGCACCTGGACCAGTCACTGCCTTGGTACCGGGGACTGCGGCCCGAAGAGCGCGCGGCGCTGGGATTGGTGGCGCAGAAGGGAATTGCTTCCTTCGTCTCCTGGTACGAACGGCCCACCACTTCCCCGCAGTGGGTGCTCAACGACGTCTTCGGCGCCGCACCCACCGAACTGACGCGATCCATCAGCCTGCAAAAGGCCCTCCAACTGATCCGCACCATTGTCGAGGTCGTTGAATCCCAGGTTCCTGACATCGCCCCGGAGGCCGAGCACACGCAATTGCGCGAGGCGGTCCTGCGCTACTCGCGGGAGGTCGCCTTCGCCGCGGCCGACGTGTATGCCCGGGCGGCAGAGACACGCGGTGCCTGGGACTCGCGGCTCGAGGCACTGGTGGTGGATGCCGTCATGCGCGGAGAATCCCAGGATTCCCTCCGCTCCAGGATTGCCGCCGTGGGCTGGAAGTCGCACGAAAACATCTTGGTGATGATCGGAGCAACCCCGGCCTCCTCCCAGGTGGGATTCGTCAGTGAACTCCGCCGCGCGGCAGCCCGCTATGCCCGCGACTCGCTGGTCGGTGTCCACGGTGAACGCGCCATCCTGATGCTCGGCGGCGTGGAAGCCGACCGGGCCGGGCTGGACCGGCTCGCCACGTTTTTCGGCGAAGGACCGGTGGTCTACAGTCCCTTGGCCCCGACGCTCAAGGAAGCCTCCGCCAGCGCCAAGGCAGCCTTCGCCGCCATCGCCGCCGCCAAGGCCTGGCCACTGGCTCCGCGACCGGTGGATGCCGATGACCTCTGGCCCGAGCGAGTCATGAACAACGACTCCGAGGCGCGCGAGGCGCTGGTCTCGGGGATCTACAAGCCGCTCATCAAGGCCGGAAACGGCCTGATTGAAACGCTATCGAGCTATCTATCGCTGGGCCACTCTCTGGAGGGAACGGCCCGGGAGTTGTTCGTACATGCCAACACGGTGCGCTATAGACTTAAAAGGGTGTGCGACGTCACCGGGTGGGATCCCTTGGTTCCGCGCGAGGCGTTCGTGCTGCAAACCGCGTTGGTGGTGGGTCGACTGGACGCCGAAACAACCGAAATCTTGTCCGAAACGCGGCAATCGGTGCCGCGCAAGAGCCTGACCACCTTGTAG
- a CDS encoding acyl carrier protein, producing MASNEEILAGLAEIVNEETGLETEAVEMDKSFTEDLDIDSISMMTIVVNAEEKFDVKIPDEEVKNLKTVADAVNFIAGAQV from the coding sequence ATGGCTAGCAACGAAGAGATTCTGGCCGGCTTGGCCGAGATCGTCAACGAAGAGACCGGCCTGGAGACCGAGGCAGTCGAAATGGACAAGTCCTTCACCGAGGACCTGGACATCGACTCCATCTCGATGATGACCATCGTCGTCAACGCCGAAGAGAAGTTCGACGTGAAGATCCCGGACGAAGAGGTCAAGAACCTCAAGACCGTTGCAGATGCAGTGAACTTCATCGCCGGCGCACAGGTCTAA
- a CDS encoding beta-ketoacyl-[acyl-carrier-protein] synthase family protein yields MARKVVITGLGATTPIGGDVPTLWGNALKGVSGAHLLPDEWVETYNLPVKFAAKASNPASEVLSRVEMKRMDPSTQFAVVAAREAWKDAGIEEMDHDRLAVAFATGIGGVWTLLDAWDTLKEKGPRRVLPMTVPMLMPNGPAAAVSLDLGARAGAHTPVSACASGTEAMHIGLELIRSGKADVVMCGGAEAAIHPMPMASFAAMQALSKRNDDPEHASRPYDIDRDGFVMGEGAGALVLEAEEHAIARGATIYAELAGTSVTADAYHITAPDPQGLGATRALKAAMFDGLIQPEDVVHVNAHATSTPVGDKPEYTALRAALGSHLDKVCVSATKSQMGHLLGASGAVESVLAVLAVYHRKAPVTINLENQDPEIPLDVVVGTPRELPEGTIVALNNSFGFGGHNAVVAIRSV; encoded by the coding sequence ATGGCTCGCAAAGTTGTTATCACCGGCCTTGGTGCCACCACCCCCATCGGCGGGGACGTTCCGACCCTGTGGGGCAATGCCCTCAAGGGTGTCTCCGGCGCCCATCTGCTGCCCGACGAGTGGGTTGAAACCTACAACCTTCCGGTGAAGTTTGCCGCCAAGGCCTCCAACCCGGCCTCCGAGGTCCTCTCACGCGTTGAAATGAAGCGCATGGACCCGTCCACCCAGTTCGCCGTGGTCGCCGCGCGCGAGGCGTGGAAGGACGCGGGCATCGAGGAGATGGACCACGACCGCCTGGCCGTGGCCTTCGCCACCGGCATCGGCGGGGTCTGGACCCTGCTCGACGCGTGGGACACCCTGAAGGAAAAGGGCCCGCGTCGCGTGCTGCCGATGACGGTACCCATGTTGATGCCCAATGGTCCTGCAGCTGCCGTGTCTCTTGACCTGGGTGCCCGCGCCGGCGCGCACACCCCGGTTTCCGCCTGCGCCTCGGGCACCGAGGCCATGCACATCGGTCTTGAACTGATCCGCTCGGGCAAGGCTGACGTGGTGATGTGCGGCGGAGCCGAAGCAGCCATCCACCCCATGCCCATGGCTTCCTTTGCCGCCATGCAGGCCTTGTCCAAGCGCAACGACGACCCGGAGCATGCTTCGCGTCCGTACGACATCGACCGTGACGGCTTCGTCATGGGCGAAGGCGCCGGTGCCTTGGTGCTTGAGGCCGAGGAACATGCCATCGCCCGCGGTGCGACGATCTACGCCGAACTGGCAGGCACCTCGGTGACGGCCGATGCGTACCACATCACCGCACCGGACCCGCAGGGCCTGGGTGCCACCCGAGCCCTGAAGGCGGCCATGTTTGACGGCCTCATCCAGCCAGAAGACGTGGTCCACGTCAACGCGCACGCCACTTCCACCCCGGTGGGCGACAAGCCCGAGTACACCGCCCTGCGCGCCGCCCTGGGTTCGCACCTGGACAAGGTATGCGTCTCGGCCACGAAGTCGCAGATGGGACACCTGCTGGGCGCCTCCGGCGCAGTCGAATCGGTCTTGGCCGTGCTGGCCGTGTACCACCGCAAGGCTCCGGTTACCATCAACCTGGAAAACCAGGATCCGGAAATCCCGTTGGACGTGGTTGTCGGCACGCCGCGTGAGTTGCCCGAGGGCACCATCGTCGCCCTGAACAACTCGTTCGGCTTCGGCGGACATAATGCCGTCGTTGCCATCCGAAGCGTCTAA
- a CDS encoding DUF3052 domain-containing protein translates to MSDAAPAKHEAAHKMGFKDGDLIQELGYDDDVDFDLRDSLEEAVGSELLTEEDHEVVDGIVYWWRADDGDLIDALVDSLVNLDEKGVVWLLTPKPGRDGHVSPASIQADAPTAGLHVTNTEGVSEDWSATRLVARRKN, encoded by the coding sequence GTGAGCGACGCCGCACCGGCAAAGCACGAAGCCGCACACAAAATGGGCTTCAAAGACGGGGACCTGATCCAGGAACTCGGGTACGACGACGATGTGGACTTTGATCTGCGCGATTCCCTTGAGGAAGCAGTGGGTTCCGAACTACTGACAGAGGAAGACCACGAGGTTGTGGACGGAATCGTCTATTGGTGGCGCGCCGACGATGGGGATCTTATTGATGCCCTCGTTGATTCGCTGGTCAACCTGGATGAAAAGGGGGTCGTATGGCTCTTGACCCCGAAACCGGGACGAGATGGCCATGTGTCACCCGCCTCGATCCAGGCAGATGCTCCCACCGCAGGCCTCCATGTCACAAACACCGAGGGTGTTTCGGAGGATTGGTCGGCCACTCGACTTGTTGCGCGCCGCAAGAACTAG
- a CDS encoding DUF3145 domain-containing protein encodes MSDALTRGVLFVHSAPSALCPHIEWAIGSVVDQRTDLHWTEQSAAPGMSRAEVNWTGKPGTGALLASALRGWAHLRYEVTEESSPGVDSSRWSHTPELGIFHATTDAAGNIMVSEERIRWAYEKGAGDPAIVYQELSIALGEAWDEELEPFRYAAEGAPVRWLHQVI; translated from the coding sequence ATGTCTGACGCACTGACCAGGGGCGTACTTTTCGTACACTCGGCCCCCTCAGCGCTGTGCCCGCACATCGAGTGGGCGATCGGTTCCGTTGTCGACCAGCGGACCGATCTGCACTGGACCGAGCAGAGCGCCGCCCCGGGCATGTCCCGGGCGGAAGTCAACTGGACCGGCAAGCCCGGTACCGGTGCTCTTTTGGCGTCCGCACTTCGCGGCTGGGCACACCTGCGCTACGAGGTCACCGAGGAATCGAGTCCCGGTGTCGATTCGAGCCGTTGGTCCCATACCCCGGAGCTCGGGATTTTCCACGCCACCACGGATGCCGCAGGCAACATCATGGTCAGCGAGGAACGCATCCGCTGGGCTTATGAAAAGGGCGCTGGGGATCCCGCGATTGTCTACCAGGAACTCTCGATTGCCCTCGGCGAGGCCTGGGACGAGGAGCTCGAGCCTTTCCGCTACGCAGCAGAGGGTGCGCCCGTCCGTTGGCTGCACCAGGTCATCTGA
- a CDS encoding beta-ketoacyl-ACP synthase III, translated as MTAVMNQTTAREFSRIHGVGSFRPDVIVTNDDVCQWIDSSDEWIQQRTGIVTRARAGADTSLLDMAEGAAREALKSAGIEASQLGAVIVSTVTFPHATPSAAAALADRIGATPAPAFDISAACAGYCYGVAQGDALVRSGMAEYVLVIGAEKLSDYIDNHERTISFLLGDGAGAVVIGPSDIPGISPSVWGSDGSKWGAISMTHSQLDLRDAVLQAESSPEGASLMAATEAQLWPTLRQDGQTVFRWAVWEMAKMAKLALEKAGIGSEDLVAFIPHQANMRIIDEMVKQLKLPETVVVARDIANAGNTSAASIPMAMDRMLKENPELSGGLALQIGFGAGLVFGAQVVVLP; from the coding sequence ATGACTGCAGTGATGAACCAAACCACCGCGCGCGAATTCAGCCGCATCCACGGCGTGGGTTCCTTCCGTCCCGACGTCATTGTGACCAACGACGACGTGTGCCAGTGGATCGATTCCTCGGACGAGTGGATCCAGCAGCGCACCGGCATCGTGACCCGCGCCCGCGCCGGGGCTGACACCTCGCTGCTGGACATGGCCGAGGGAGCTGCGCGCGAAGCCCTGAAGTCAGCCGGCATCGAGGCCAGCCAGCTTGGCGCGGTCATCGTCTCCACCGTAACCTTCCCGCATGCCACCCCGTCGGCAGCCGCCGCGCTGGCCGACCGCATCGGCGCCACCCCGGCACCGGCCTTCGACATTTCCGCCGCCTGCGCCGGTTACTGCTACGGCGTGGCCCAGGGCGACGCACTGGTTCGCTCCGGCATGGCCGAGTACGTGCTGGTCATCGGTGCCGAGAAGCTGTCGGACTACATCGACAACCACGAGCGCACGATCTCCTTCCTGCTGGGCGACGGCGCCGGTGCAGTGGTCATCGGCCCGAGCGACATCCCCGGCATCTCACCCTCGGTCTGGGGTTCGGACGGCTCGAAGTGGGGCGCCATCAGCATGACCCACTCGCAGCTTGACCTGCGCGATGCGGTCCTTCAGGCCGAGTCCTCCCCCGAGGGCGCATCCCTGATGGCGGCCACCGAGGCCCAGTTGTGGCCGACCCTTCGCCAGGATGGGCAGACCGTGTTCCGCTGGGCCGTCTGGGAGATGGCCAAGATGGCCAAGCTCGCGCTCGAGAAGGCCGGCATCGGTTCCGAGGACCTCGTCGCCTTCATCCCGCACCAGGCAAATATGCGCATCATCGACGAGATGGTGAAGCAACTGAAGCTTCCGGAAACCGTGGTTGTCGCCCGCGACATCGCGAATGCCGGTAACACCTCCGCGGCCTCGATCCCGATGGCCATGGATCGGATGCTCAAGGAAAACCCGGAGCTTTCCGGCGGCCTCGCGCTGCAAATTGGGTTTGGCGCCGGGCTTGTCTTTGGCGCACAGGTCGTTGTCCTGCCCTAG
- a CDS encoding redoxin domain-containing protein: protein MELSHPAAGNISPTPRAGQTAPVFALPNQHGELIESRALGEQAYFLVFYPFAFSAVCGSELEELEQVREEFAIRNTRIMGVSVDHKYALRTYADQAHFGFDLLADFWPHGAVAKCYGAFNNESGAATRHTFLIQKGRVVDSFSSPIHEARAIARYREALDLLT from the coding sequence GTGGAATTATCACATCCGGCAGCGGGGAACATTTCCCCGACGCCTCGGGCCGGTCAAACGGCCCCGGTCTTCGCCCTTCCCAACCAGCACGGTGAACTCATCGAGTCCCGGGCACTGGGCGAGCAGGCCTACTTCCTGGTCTTTTACCCGTTCGCGTTTTCCGCGGTTTGCGGGTCGGAACTTGAAGAGCTGGAACAGGTTCGCGAGGAATTTGCCATACGTAACACCCGCATCATGGGCGTTTCGGTGGATCACAAATACGCATTGCGCACCTACGCGGACCAGGCCCATTTCGGGTTTGATCTGTTGGCCGATTTCTGGCCGCACGGTGCCGTAGCGAAGTGCTATGGCGCATTCAACAACGAGTCCGGCGCGGCAACGCGGCACACGTTCCTCATCCAGAAGGGTCGTGTGGTGGATTCGTTTAGTTCACCCATCCATGAGGCGCGCGCCATCGCGCGCTACCGAGAGGCACTGGACCTACTCACCTAA
- a CDS encoding tyrosine recombinase XerC, producing the protein MPEPIEQTNEATRLPAELQKAHDGFLRYMALERERSEHTLRAYGSDIGNLYAYAIPRGATTLAGLDLTLLRAWLMALQESGLARATLARRSATIRSFLTWAVREELIATNPAIRLKSPKREQRLPHILQNNQIERIFKPVPEPQGTPEGKAPEPTREQLALADRDKLILELLYATAIRVGELVSLDINDVDLDRRTLRVIGKGNKERTVPFGQPAMNAVDNWLRRARPALRTDDSGHALLLGRRGKRLDARQARQVVSDALAALGDTAARGPHSLRHSAATHLLDRGADLRAVQEILGHSSLATTQLYTHVSVERLKESYQRAHPRA; encoded by the coding sequence GTGCCAGAGCCAATCGAACAAACCAACGAAGCCACACGGCTGCCCGCCGAGCTTCAAAAAGCCCACGACGGCTTCCTGAGATACATGGCCCTAGAGCGCGAACGCAGTGAACACACCTTGCGCGCCTACGGTAGCGACATCGGCAATCTCTACGCCTACGCCATCCCACGCGGCGCAACGACCTTGGCAGGCCTGGACCTCACCCTCCTACGCGCCTGGCTCATGGCCCTGCAGGAGTCAGGACTCGCCCGCGCCACCCTGGCCCGTCGCTCCGCAACCATCCGCAGCTTCCTCACCTGGGCAGTGCGTGAAGAACTCATCGCCACCAATCCCGCCATCCGGCTGAAATCGCCCAAACGCGAACAACGTCTCCCGCACATCCTGCAGAACAACCAGATCGAACGCATCTTCAAGCCGGTTCCCGAGCCCCAGGGCACACCAGAGGGCAAGGCCCCGGAGCCCACCCGCGAACAGCTCGCGCTCGCCGACCGCGACAAACTCATCCTGGAGTTGCTCTACGCGACCGCCATCCGCGTGGGGGAGCTGGTGTCATTGGACATCAACGATGTCGACCTGGACCGCCGCACCCTACGGGTGATCGGAAAGGGCAACAAGGAACGCACCGTGCCCTTCGGGCAGCCTGCCATGAACGCGGTTGACAACTGGCTGCGGCGGGCCCGACCGGCCTTGCGGACGGACGACTCCGGCCACGCCTTGCTGCTGGGCCGCCGAGGCAAGCGGCTGGACGCCCGACAGGCGCGCCAGGTGGTTTCCGATGCGCTGGCGGCACTGGGGGACACCGCTGCCCGCGGCCCCCACTCACTTCGCCACAGTGCGGCAACGCACCTTTTGGACCGCGGGGCGGACCTGCGCGCGGTCCAGGAGATCCTGGGACATTCCTCGTTGGCCACCACGCAGCTTTACACCCACGTTTCCGTCGAGCGGCTGAAGGAGAGCTATCAGCGGGCCCATCCGCGCGCATAA
- the aceE gene encoding pyruvate dehydrogenase (acetyl-transferring), homodimeric type has translation MDVAVEEHISHIRSGLTSQLPDRDPEETAEWIESFDDLVETQGTERAQYIVRSLLQRAGAKSVGVPMVTTTDYVNTIPVDQEPEFPGDEQIERRYRAFMRWNAAVMVHRGQRPGVGVGGHISTYAGAATLYEVGFNHFFRGKSHPGGGDQVFFQGHASPGMYARAFLEGRLSEEDMDGFRQEKSREGHALPSYPHPRSLPDFWEFPTVSMGIGPMNAIYQAQSNRYLQNRGIKDTSDQHVWAFLGDGEMDEPESRGLLQLAANEKLDNLTFVVNCNLQRLDGPVRGNGKIMQELEAFFRGAGWNVIKVVWGREWDALLDADTDNSLVDIMNQTPDGDYQTYKAENGAFVREHFFGKSPQTKELVANLTDEEIWNLKRGGHDYHKVFAAYKAATEFKGKPTVILTKTVKGYGLGPHFEARNATHQMKKMTLGDLKAFRDHLRIPITDEQLEADPYMPPYYRPEQDSAEYKYMMERREALGGAVPSRRTKSREIHLPEEKAYEVAARGSGKQQAATTMAFVRLLKDLMRDKEFGKRVVPIVPDESRTFGMDSFFPTAKIYNPDGQNYLSVDRELVLAYKESPLGQLIHPGINEAGAVAAFTAAGTAYATHDEPLIPIYVFYSMFGFQRTGDAFWAAGDQMTRGFIMGATAGRTTLTGEGLQHADGHSPILASTNPAVITYDPAYGYEIGHIMKAGLERMYGGKHENPDVMYYITIYNEPYQQPKEPENLDVAGVLGGIYQVSPATVDGPRAQLLASGVAVPWTIDAQRILAEDWGVSADVWSVTSWNELRRDGLECEEQSFLDPAAEPRVPFVAQQLAGATGPIVAVTDYMKAVPDQIRQFVPNEFATLGADGFGFSDTRAAARRFYKIDAHSVVVRTLQMLAKRGEVDASAPAQAFAKYKLDDVTAGTSGNAGGDA, from the coding sequence ATGGACGTGGCTGTAGAGGAACACATTTCTCACATCCGTAGCGGCTTGACTAGCCAGTTGCCGGACCGGGATCCGGAGGAGACCGCCGAATGGATTGAGTCCTTCGATGATCTGGTCGAAACCCAGGGCACCGAGCGTGCCCAGTACATTGTTCGTTCATTGCTCCAGCGCGCTGGCGCCAAGAGCGTGGGCGTCCCCATGGTCACCACCACCGACTACGTCAACACGATCCCGGTGGACCAGGAACCGGAGTTCCCCGGCGATGAACAGATTGAACGCCGCTACCGCGCCTTCATGCGTTGGAATGCCGCCGTCATGGTGCACCGCGGGCAGCGCCCCGGGGTAGGCGTCGGCGGACACATCTCCACGTACGCCGGAGCGGCGACCCTGTACGAAGTGGGCTTCAACCACTTCTTCCGGGGCAAAAGCCACCCGGGCGGCGGAGACCAGGTTTTCTTCCAGGGCCACGCCTCCCCCGGCATGTACGCTCGCGCCTTCCTCGAAGGACGCTTGAGCGAAGAGGACATGGACGGGTTCCGCCAGGAAAAGTCCCGCGAGGGACATGCACTGCCGTCCTACCCGCACCCGCGCTCGCTGCCGGACTTCTGGGAATTCCCGACCGTCTCCATGGGCATTGGCCCGATGAACGCGATCTACCAGGCGCAGTCCAACCGCTACCTGCAGAACCGCGGCATCAAGGACACCTCCGACCAGCACGTCTGGGCCTTCCTGGGCGACGGCGAGATGGACGAGCCGGAATCGCGCGGTCTGTTGCAGCTTGCCGCAAACGAGAAGCTCGACAACCTGACCTTCGTGGTCAACTGCAACCTGCAGCGTCTTGACGGGCCGGTTCGCGGCAACGGCAAGATCATGCAGGAGCTTGAGGCCTTCTTCCGCGGCGCCGGCTGGAATGTCATCAAGGTTGTCTGGGGCCGCGAGTGGGATGCCCTGCTCGATGCCGACACCGACAACTCCCTGGTCGACATCATGAACCAGACCCCGGACGGCGACTACCAGACCTACAAGGCCGAAAACGGCGCCTTCGTCCGAGAGCACTTCTTCGGAAAGTCACCGCAGACCAAGGAACTGGTGGCCAACCTGACGGACGAGGAAATCTGGAACCTCAAGCGAGGCGGCCACGATTACCACAAGGTCTTCGCAGCGTACAAGGCAGCGACCGAGTTCAAGGGCAAGCCGACGGTCATCCTGACCAAGACCGTCAAGGGCTACGGCCTGGGCCCCCACTTCGAGGCCCGCAACGCCACCCACCAGATGAAGAAGATGACGCTCGGGGACCTGAAGGCCTTCCGCGACCACCTGCGCATCCCGATCACCGACGAGCAGCTTGAAGCCGACCCGTACATGCCTCCGTACTACCGTCCGGAGCAGGACTCGGCCGAGTACAAGTACATGATGGAACGCCGCGAGGCCCTGGGCGGTGCAGTGCCTTCGCGCCGGACCAAGTCCAGGGAAATCCACCTGCCGGAGGAGAAGGCCTACGAGGTCGCCGCCCGCGGTTCGGGCAAGCAGCAGGCCGCCACCACCATGGCGTTCGTGCGTCTGCTCAAGGACCTGATGCGCGACAAGGAATTCGGCAAGCGCGTTGTGCCGATCGTTCCCGACGAGTCCCGCACCTTCGGCATGGACTCGTTCTTCCCGACCGCGAAGATCTACAACCCTGACGGACAGAACTACCTGTCGGTGGACCGCGAACTGGTCCTTGCCTACAAGGAATCTCCGCTCGGACAGCTGATCCACCCGGGCATCAACGAAGCCGGCGCGGTCGCCGCCTTCACCGCCGCGGGCACCGCCTACGCCACGCACGACGAACCGTTGATCCCGATCTACGTGTTCTACTCGATGTTCGGCTTCCAGCGCACAGGCGATGCCTTCTGGGCAGCCGGCGACCAGATGACCCGCGGGTTCATCATGGGCGCCACCGCAGGTCGCACCACGCTGACCGGCGAGGGCCTGCAGCATGCCGACGGGCACTCCCCGATCCTTGCCTCCACCAACCCTGCCGTGATCACCTACGACCCTGCCTATGGGTACGAGATCGGTCACATCATGAAGGCCGGCCTGGAGCGCATGTATGGCGGCAAGCACGAGAACCCCGACGTGATGTACTACATCACGATCTACAACGAGCCCTACCAGCAGCCCAAGGAACCGGAGAACCTCGATGTTGCCGGCGTGCTCGGCGGCATCTACCAGGTCTCCCCGGCCACCGTCGACGGACCGCGGGCCCAGCTGCTCGCCTCCGGTGTTGCGGTGCCGTGGACCATTGATGCACAGCGCATTTTGGCCGAGGACTGGGGGGTGTCGGCCGATGTCTGGTCCGTGACTTCCTGGAACGAGCTGCGCCGCGACGGCCTGGAGTGCGAGGAGCAGTCGTTCCTTGACCCGGCTGCCGAACCGCGCGTGCCGTTCGTTGCCCAGCAGCTGGCAGGGGCCACCGGCCCGATCGTTGCGGTGACCGACTACATGAAGGCCGTACCGGACCAGATCCGCCAGTTCGTGCCCAATGAGTTCGCCACCCTGGGCGCCGACGGGTTCGGTTTCTCCGACACCCGCGCCGCCGCACGTCGCTTCTACAAGATCGACGCGCACTCGGTGGTTGTTCGCACCCTGCAAATGCTGGCCAAGCGCGGGGAGGTCGATGCCTCGGCTCCAGCCCAGGCCTTTGCCAAGTACAAGCTCGACGACGTCACCGCCGGCACCAGTGGCAACGCGGGCGGCGACGCCTAG
- a CDS encoding ACP S-malonyltransferase gives MLAIVCPGQGSQTPGFLSPWLEVPGVSEHLAGLSAITERDLTAHGTVSDEETIKDTAVAQPLIVAAGLIAARALFGDELPTNVVLAGHSVGEITATALAGALSEQDAMVFVRERANAMALAAAATPTGMAAVLGGDAEEVNAAILAAGLTPANANGGGQIVAAGTLEQIEDFAANPPAKARVIPLKVAGAFHTHHMAPAVQVLQELSATLEAKDPAITLLSNYDGQAVAGGEANLASLVAQVSRPVRWDKCMEELAAQGVTGIIELAPAGTLVGLARRGLKGIPTLALKSPEDLEAARAFVLEHTQA, from the coding sequence GTGCTAGCAATCGTGTGCCCTGGACAGGGCTCCCAGACCCCCGGATTCCTTTCTCCGTGGCTCGAGGTTCCGGGTGTTTCCGAACATCTCGCCGGACTCTCCGCCATCACGGAGCGCGACCTGACCGCCCACGGGACCGTGTCGGACGAAGAAACCATCAAGGACACCGCGGTGGCACAGCCACTGATCGTTGCCGCAGGCCTCATTGCCGCGCGCGCACTCTTCGGTGACGAGCTTCCGACGAACGTCGTGTTGGCCGGACACTCCGTCGGCGAGATCACCGCCACCGCGCTGGCCGGTGCCCTCAGCGAGCAGGACGCGATGGTGTTCGTGCGCGAGCGCGCAAACGCCATGGCCTTGGCTGCGGCTGCCACCCCGACCGGCATGGCAGCGGTCCTGGGCGGAGACGCCGAAGAGGTCAACGCGGCGATCCTGGCGGCCGGGCTGACACCGGCCAACGCCAATGGAGGCGGCCAGATCGTTGCCGCCGGCACGCTGGAACAAATCGAGGACTTTGCAGCCAATCCCCCGGCCAAGGCACGCGTGATTCCGCTCAAGGTCGCAGGAGCTTTCCACACCCACCACATGGCCCCGGCCGTGCAGGTGCTCCAAGAGCTTTCCGCAACATTGGAGGCCAAGGATCCGGCCATCACGCTGCTGTCCAACTACGACGGGCAGGCGGTTGCCGGTGGCGAAGCGAACCTTGCCTCGCTGGTCGCCCAGGTCTCGCGTCCGGTGCGCTGGGACAAATGCATGGAGGAGCTCGCCGCACAGGGAGTCACCGGCATCATCGAACTTGCGCCGGCTGGAACCTTGGTGGGACTGGCCCGCCGCGGCCTGAAGGGCATCCCGACCCTTGCGTTGAAGTCCCCTGAAGACCTCGAGGCGGCACGCGCCTTCGTACTCGAACACACCCAAGCATAG